CCTAATATTTTGATTTCATACTAGGGGGGTCATCATTTTTTCTAGTCTTGGCTAAGCAGTGACCTTCCTGCTCTCTCCTGATTTTTAAACAAAATCACAGTTCATGAAAGTAAATTGCTAAAAAATAAAGACGGGAAATGTAATTAAGACGCCAGTGGGCAGAAACTGTTTGCTCAAACTACTTTATTGGATATCCGAGTTTGCGTTGGCATGTGGTGCATTCAGAAATTCTTTTCTAGCCAATATATTTGTCTGGCTATAAATAAAATTAACTGGGATTAAACACAACTTTTACACACTTTTATAAAGCATTTCCAATAACTTGTGGATAAACTTGCACTTCAAATTTTGTACAGCTAAATTCCTCTTATCCTCCTACCAATACCCTGTTAAATAAAGAGTGCATTTAGAATAAAAACTATTGAGGATAAACTATAGAGGTCAATTACcaaaatacatttttgaatttcAAGTGCGAAAGATTGGATAGGAGCAACTGTGCACATCAGGAAAGCTCCATGCTTGTCCAGGACATGTGTTAGTACTTGTAGTATTCTGCCTGCAATAGGACTGATCAAGAATTTAGAAAAGCATTTAATTCAATATTGTGTGGGCATCTGCCTcctctaatgctatgtacacatgatcgaatattttgacaacaaaaccgtggatttttttcgatggatgttggctcaaacttgtcttgcatgcacacggtcacacaaatgacgtcagaaattccaatcgccaagaacgcggtgacgtaccacacgtatgacgagccgagaaaaagcaagttcaatagccagtgcggctcttctgcttgattccgagcatgcgtggaactttgtgcgtcggaattctgtacacacgatcggaatttctgacaagtcttcttgtcggaaaatttgagaaccagctctcaaacagttgttgtcgggaattccgacagcaaatgtccaatggagcctacacacggtcgggatttcagacaacaagctcacaccgaacatttgttgtcagaaaatcctatcgtgtgtacggcccattacgCTTTCAATGGAATGCCTTGCTAACCATTTTTATTTCTTAATGGTGCTGAATGTGAAGCTTGAAAGGAACCCATTGGGGTATGAATATTAAAGAGGCCAATGCTACCATGGTTCTGGAAGCTGTCATTCTTGTTCTTACTGTACCGCTTACTGAATCACTGACCCACAACAAGCATGTGTATATAGGTGTTCCAGTTTGTAACATACACATGCTTGTAACAGGTGGCTGACTTATGAAGCAAAGGGGAGCTTGACAGCTCCAACAACTGTGCCTATAAAATCAAACCAACAATGGTATCTTTCATTTTTCTATTCTTAGTTTACTTTTAAAAACATGACTATATGGAATGGAATAGCAAGGTCATCCAACTTTATCTTTTATTTTCCAGAAGGTTAATTTCTAGATGTACTGACTGTGCAAACAGGAAGTCTCAATTCCATTTCTATTAATGTTCCCCAGGGAACAAAGTACATGTTGTACTTCATCCCATCTTACTATGTGCTGTCTAAGGCTATCTGAGAGGTTGGACAGGGTGCCCTTCCTCTTGCCAGGGGCCATCTGACAACGCAGCTGGCAAAGAATTGGGTCCTTTGAgagatgacacttttttttttatctccaaacACTTGCCTGCAACAGTTTAGTGGACaagcctcccccctctccctgcattCCTTGTGACAAACTTGTCTCAAGCAAGTGCTTGGAGACAGGGAAAGGGGCCCTCTGTTAAAGCAGCCATCTCCTCGCTAGCTATGTTGTTAGATGGCCATGGAGAAAGAAGTGGCACCCTGTCTAACCTTAAACAGCACATAGAATGATAGGGCAAACTACTACATGAAATtggtctcctgggaaacacattaataaaaatggaaatgaaatgttttatttaaacCAGTAAAGCAATAAATATACAAGTAAGGATGGTGCAAATAAAAAACATGCCGCAGCCCTGTTTCAACAAGGTGTTGTGAGGGAAGCTCTATAGTCTTCCAAATGCAGACAAATTGGCCCTTTTCTTGCTCAGATGAGAAAACCACTTAGCCTGCTACAGAAACACacaacaaagtatttttttttacaagagcaAAAATGGCTAAATTATGAAAAACTTTGTtcagcatatacactatattgtcaaaagtattggaatgccaattgggacgcctgtctttacacatacatgaactttaatggcatcccagtcttagtccgtagggttcaatactgagttggcccaccctttgcagctataaccgcttcaactcttctgggaaggctgtccacaaggtttaggtgctTGTCTaggggattgtttgaccattcttccagaagcgcatttgtggggtcaggcactgatgtggaggagaaggcctggctcacagtctccactttaattcatcccaaaggtgttctattgggtagaggtcagggctctgttcaggccagtcaagttcctctaccccaaactcgctcatccatgtctttatgaaccttgctttgtgcactggtttgcagtcatgttgaaacaggaaggggccatccccaaactgttcccacaaagttgggagcatgaaattgtctaaaatgtcttggtatgctggtgctttaagagttcccttcattggaactaagaggtcaaacccaacccctgaaaaacaatcccacacccgaatccccccctccaccaaatgtttagtttagggtggaggaatttgactggcctacacagagtcctgacctcaacccgatagaacacctttgggatgaattagagtggagacttcgagccaggccttctcgttctacaaatgcgcttctggaagaatggtcaaacatttctatagggcagacacactcctaaaccttgtggacagccttccctgaagagttgaagctgttacagctgcaaaggatgggcaactcaatactgaacactacaggccaagactgggatgccattaaaattcatgtgtgtataTTTTGACCTGGTAGCTCAGATGAAAAATGGCAGCTTCACTATTTCCTGTCTAGCTTTGCACATTATAGGAAAAAATGGGAATTTCCTTTACCTTTTACAATGCTCTAACAAGAGGCACATATGTAAAGGAATATCATTTCTGGACTTGCATTCTTTCCAGTTAGTAAACAACCTCTGATATGTGCAAAAATCAcaaacaacattttatttttaatacattttttattacttGAAGTAAAACACCAAGGACTTGATGTAATATTaatgtatttttactgaaaatggAAATTACTTGTCCAAAGCCCCTTGTTTACTTCAAAGTTTCAGGGTCAGACTGAATCTGACTGGTGGCTGAGAGACACACTGAATGTGTTGGTTATATCAGATGTCATATTTTCAACTGCAAAGAAGATGAACCGAAAAGTTGTATTTGCTTCTATGTGCTGCTTTATCTACATAATAATTCAACAATGTGTTATATTGTCTATACTCTGTACAGCATTCCTGTAACATTACAGCAACAGAATAATCACCTTGCATTCTACAGCCACACATTTACAAAGTTCCCCAGCTCTAAACTCACATTCCAAATCCAACTTGATTTCTGTCATGTTTCAACAACATAGAGAATGTTCAGTTAATACAAAACAGTGAATGAAATAACATATTGATAAAAAAAGGGCCACTTTAACATGAATAGGCCACACAGGGCCCTTGGTTAAAGTACAAAGAGTGATCAACAAAATAATCTGTATAGTCAGTGTTTGTGAAATCTTTTTGTAGTTCAAAGCAATTCTAAGTCTATGCAAACAAAAGGTATATGTGATGTACATCAGTAATCTCTTCACTTAGCACAAAGTGCTGATTTCTGCTTTTGTGCAGCCCCATTTGCAACAAATGCCTGCCACTCCAACAGATATTTCTCTCCTTGTCCTAGAGAATGTTGTCCAGGGGAACTGATCTGAACCTAGAGTACCGCTGTTCTGAGAGTCACGCTGAATTTTTCTATCTGTATCTTCCACTTGATGCATGTACTCACTAAAATCCTCCGATACTGGTATGCGGTCTTTGAAATCATCGTAGGCGATAAAGGGATGTTGTGATAAATGTTCTTGTTTTAAGTGAAAATCAGGTTTCTGAAGCTGTTCCAAGTTAGTTCCTAAAAGTGCCTGTACCATCAACTGGTTTACTTCTCTGTTAGTGGAAGCCTGCAAGTTATcttggggaaaaaggaaaaaaatattaaacatttaGATAATTTCTCAATATTTACTTGTTTGTGCTTTCAGAAAGTATTATTTAACTTTATTACGAACCTATGTTATCTACTAACTCTGTTTTAAGGTTTTAATAGCACTGTACACTCAAACAGTTATATCTGAAAAGCCAAAATGCAATGGTAAGAATACATGGTAACCCATTAATGACCTTTTCACTGTTCTGAGCCAATAACAGTTGCACTctgacacactatattaccaaaagtattgggacgcctgccttttacacgcacattaactttaatggcatcccagtcttagtccgtagggttcaatattgagttggcccatcctttgcagctataacagcttcaactcttctgggaaggctgtccacaaggtgtaggagtgtgtctatgcgaatgtttgaccattcttccagaagcacatttgtgaagtcaggcactgatgtggaggagaaggcctggctcacagtctccgctctaattcatcccaatggtgttctatcgggttgaggtcaggaatctgtgcaggccagtcaacttcctctaccccaaacccactcatccaaGTCTTactggagcttgctttgtgcagtggtccaaatcatttggtggaagggggattacggtgtggggttgttttttacgGGTTGatccttagttccaatgaagggagctcttaaggcgtcagcataccaagacattttggataattttatgttcctaactctgtgggaacagtttgcggTTGGCCCTTACAGTTCCAAcacgactgcacaccagtgcacaaagcaagatccataaagacgtggatgagtgagtttggggtggaggaacttgactggcctgcatagagtcctgacctcaatccggcAGAACACTTtttggataaattagagcggaggctgagagccaggccttctcgttcaacatcagtgcctgacctcacaaatgcgcttctggaagaatggtcaaacattcccatagacacactcctaaaccttgtgggcagccttcccagaagagttcaagttgttacagctgcaaagggtgggccagctcaatattaaaccctacagactaagactgagatgccattaaagttcatgtgcatgtaaaggcaggcaccccttGGTGggcacttttggtaatataatgtatattgcAACAAGTGCTATAAGTTATTGTTATCAACCCTTACACCTTTGTTCTGCCTTAATACATAAAACCAATAATTTTCTAGTAAACCAACATTTTAGAAGGTAGATTTGCTGTTCtctactacagaaaaaaaaaaaaccttgcaggtCAATATTTACTGTAAATGCAAAAAAATGGAATAAATAAGTAAAATTAGGAGTCATGACTTATCATGTTGTTATAAAACAGTATTAATAGCTCAATGTACAGTACTtgtatgtacagtactgtgcaaacgttttaggcacatgtgaagaaatactgtaaagtaagATTGTtttcaataatatatattttaaattgtttattttttcaatttacaaaatacaaagcaaGCAGACAGAAGAACAATCTAAATCAAATGAACATTTGGTGCAACTACCCTTtaacttcaaaccagcatcaattcttacgcttgcacactttgtacattaCACAAAATCAGGGCTTTTGTAGGACTAGAGTCAAGTGTATGATTAACCAagtataccaagcaggtgctaatgatcatcaatctcatatgtaggttgaaacagtcatTGACAaatagaaacagctgtgtaggattCTTAAActaggtgaggaacagccaaactctgctactaaggtgaggttgtgaaagacaggtcacagatcatacaccatggcaagactgagcacagcaacaagacaaaaGGTAATTAAACTGCATCAGCAAAGTCTCTCCAAGGCAAAGGTTTCAAAGCAAACTGGAGTTTCAAGATGTActgttcaagctcttttaaagaagcacaaagaaatgggcaacgttGAAGACCCTAGACTCAGTGGTTGGCCAAGAAAATCTAAtgtagcagatgaaagacacatcacgcTTACTTcgcacattggaagatgtccagtagtgccatcagcagagaactggcagaaaccagtgggacaaaggtgcacccatctactgtctagagaagtctggccagaagtggtctgcatggaagaattgcagccaaaagtCATACCTC
This window of the Aquarana catesbeiana isolate 2022-GZ linkage group LG01, ASM4218655v1, whole genome shotgun sequence genome carries:
- the LOC141144842 gene encoding relaxin-3-like, whose translation is MALLRGTVLFAAGLFILASALPGELRGQRSPVSGTEYGVKLCGREFIRAVIFTCGGSRWKRIPEEEQRESGFVRRDNLQASTNREVNQLMVQALLGTNLEQLQKPDFHLKQEHLSQHPFIAYDDFKDRIPVSEDFSEYMHQVEDTDRKIQRDSQNSGTLGSDQFPWTTFSRTRREISVGVAGICCKWGCTKAEISTLC